From the Trifolium pratense cultivar HEN17-A07 linkage group LG4, ARS_RC_1.1, whole genome shotgun sequence genome, the window AGTAATGGATTATGTTTTGAGTTAAAGTTTTGATGGTGTAAACAACTATAAGAAAGATATAGGGAATGTAACGATTGTATTTGATGAAAACATTATAAGATCTAAGTTTTGATCTTGCTAACACCATGCTATATAGTTGATTAATTTCTTCAGGGCACACGCAATTCTGTTTCTTTTATTGCATACTCAGattgtttgaaacaaaaatttgaaatttatgcCTCTagaattcatttttattgtatttCCTCCCAAAAAAAcatcttaattttattattaccaTTTTGAAAAGGGAAACAAAAAACAGAAATCTTTGGAAGCTCTTAGTCAAATTGTTAAGAAATGACAGATCATTCTAACAGTTTATACAGTTAGAGTAAGCTGTGACATGAGCATGAAACCATTTTGTAACATATATGAATTTGTTAAAACAGAAAATTTCTTTCAAATGTGTAGTAGCACTAAAAAACTACTAAATCTTAACAGCAATATCTTATATGTACAGTGAAATTCGCTGTTTCAGAACCTATACAGCTTCAAAAGATGCCGTTTAATGTGTCAAAATGATACGGAACATGAAAGATCAGTATGAAGTTCAGTATTGCATCAATATTACCAAGAATGTGATTTGTATTTGCACGGCGAAATCCAAACTTAACCTCTTAGTTATAGCTTCAAACACACTGTGCGCTAATGAAACTCTTAAGGTGGACTCAAACACACTAAAATAACTAGATACCTTTTGTTCCATCACCGTCTCTTTTATAGcttatttaatttgaaatttgatcaGTACCAACAATCTACCTCTTCTCCTTGTTCTTCGGGTAAATTCCACTTCTTTGGCGGCCCAGAGGCCCTTGGAGGTCTTGGAGGTATACCAATATTATCCCAACCAGGTTTTGCGAGTTCTACAAAAATCATCCGGCCGTAAAAATTCTGTTGACAACggataaaaaacattaaaaagagAACATTCAGTTGTCAAAGTTGATAATCAAAAGATAAAATCTGAACCTTTTGATCCATGTTTTCTAGTGCAAGCATGGCATCGTCTTGACATGTGTATTGAATAAAAGCAAGTCCCTTTGATCTTTTCGTGATCGCATCTTTAACCATTTGAACTGCAGCACACGTGAAATAAACGACACGTGTGAATCAAACTACTAAAACCAGTTATATACATTATATTAAGGTCCTACTTTATTCCGAAtcgaaatattataaaaatcatgcACTTACCTTCAGCTATTTTGCCAAAATTTGAAAATTCCTTTTGCAGAGCGGTCTCGCGGGTAAAATAAGGTAAATCTGTCTCCAAATAAGAGCAAGTAGAACTTCATAAGAACATGGTAAGTAAAAGATAGAAATAATATGCTCAATACAATGCAGGTTAGTTTGGCGATGTACATTATGCTAATAAGTTAACACACAAGAAAAGTGCGAATTTTTTAGATATCTAGATGGATACTTAGTGCTTTGGAACAAACAGCATAAGTGTCTTATCGGAAGTCTGAATATGTAGAAGTCATAGAGGACAAATGCAATATTGCCAGTTCGCATTCCAAATTATTGTGCAATTGACACCTTCGGATTTTTGTTTATCAATTATAGACATGGccaaatgagatttttttttttcattacagAGGACCAAGATTCAAGATTCATATCTAAGCATAAAAGAAACATATATAAAGGCTTAAAAGGGCTCTTAAATCACTTTGCATTTCTAATAAGAATGCCCTTCTTCTCTACTGCCCAAGAAAAACATGACTTAAACCTAAATAAAGGCTACAAAAACATATCTATCCTAATGATGTTACAACACTGTTGTCAATAGCGCAATAtagaacccacttgggttggtctggtggtattggcttgggacctgggagtgtgctccacCTTAAGGTCTCAGactctcaggttcgattctctttggtgccaatttggatgggctaatttagcttcttcaaaaaaatagcGCAATATAGCTATAGTGGTATAGGAGAGTGGCCATTGGCCACCAGAAACATGCCGTAGCAGAGAGGTTTAGTTTAGCTGCTGGAGCAACGAAATAGTGGATGTCGTGGTTGCTAATGCCACCGCACCTCAGACGagtacaaaaatttaaaaataaaaaccttaAAATTTTAAGGTTAGAGGTATTTTAAGAACAATGTTCGGGATTCTCCTCTCTCACTGTCTCCAACCTGCTGTCAGTTTTCACCACTGGCTAGTCACAAATAGTTGTTTGTTGAGATGTTGTGTATATACTatagtataaataaattatattaactCGACAAAATTTCAAAAGTGTGCCCACCCTGCTATCTACTTTCTCACCATAGTATTTTTGGGGTCAACCACTACGCTCCTCTATCTGCATCTGGGATTGATAACACTGGTTACAGATAGAAATTTCTGaataaaaattgcaactcataccCGTAGCGAGAGCACCGTGTGCACACCTTGATAACAAGAAAGTATCTGACGCtgagaggaactgatattaatCTTTGGTAAgcaaattagaaagaaaaatgtaAATCAGATAAATAGAGCTTCAAATCCTTATGCCTAATTAACAAATTAACGAAGATTCCACAATAAATACAGGAACATACAATAAATACTTTTCATATCTAAAGATTCCACAATCCGGCAAACAAAGTACACTTAAGACCTTGAAACCCTTCCTTCCAAAGTTGATAGTTAGAAGAAGCACCAAAGATATCTGATTACTAGCAATACTCTTTTACACATTCGGCAAAAaactagtttttctttttattttaaaaaaaaaagtaagcaaTAAAAGTACTGGATTATATAGAGAATCCGATGCTATAGACACTATATCATTCCTTTCCTGAGGCTCCTGTTTTATTGTCCCATAATCATTGTATAATGGTTCTTTTTCATCACTTGCATACATGGGTTCAACATGGAATGAACGTTTTTGTAACAGTTCTAATATTGcaaataagaaaaaacaatGAACATAGCAGAGAAAACTCGAGCCAAATTCAACAATCACGTGATAggattcaaataatttttgcaTACATCATTTGGTCACACTGCGTTCAAACTTCAACCCCGTTGAAAATGAATAGTGTCTTGATTTGTATCTTTAGCTTTGGCAGGCAAAGAAAAGTTTCATTTCATACTCACCAATTCAACTCCTACTCCCTATGGATTACATGCAACACTTATTAACAATCACAAACAACTATAAaattattcaacaaaaaaattaatcaatttgtTACATCAGTTCGCCTCACTAATATCCACAAGCACATATCTATCAGAGCAAGCCTAAAATCCTTATATCAATCTCAgaaatatataatattgaaCATTTGCAAGTTCGATTTCATAACTAAACCCTATTTTTTGCGCCCAAATGGTCCATTTGATTTGCAAAACATAAGTACTAGACAGAATAGCATATGACAAATTTAGGACAAACTTTTAcagtattgaataattttttgtcttgtACATGTTTGgtaaacaaaaagttatttttgtatttaGGAGTTAGGATAAAGAATTGTTCCGTGGTTTAGTGAAggacaaaaatttcagtttttgtctaGTCTCTTGACTCTCAATTTGTCCGGTCCCagaaacatttttaaaatcaaacacggtACAACCGGAGTTGTCTTATCCaatcccttatttttttagcaaaccaaacacaccctaaatgGCTAAATCTATTGTTGAGATTGTGAGGATTTGGGGGAATTAAGTGAAAAGAGCTTTCAAAGCTTGAATGAGAGTAAAATTCAAAAGGAATCATTTTGATAAAagatacaagaaaaaaaatacaattactctatttatatatcaaattatttgaGACTTAACCAACTAtgaaactaactaactaaccatGTCACTAATCACCTAAACTACTAATTATCGTTTTTCTTAACATCTATTAACTACCAGATAGATAACCTAAACCTCAAATACACCAACCAACCAATATAAGTAAAACAAGAGTAATGAAGAGAAAATATTTCagcaataaataaattaattaccCAAATAACCAAATTGCATAAACCATAAAGGGTAGAAAGTTTTTCAGAAAGAATAGAATTAAGAGAtaaagagagtgagagagagagagaaagggtAGTTACTTACTTCTAACAACGATTTTGCTTGCAAGTGGATATTCATGTCGCATAGACAATGATATTCTGAGGTTTAGACGAGAACTGTTTGGTGTTGTGTAGCAAGGGAATGAAGCTAACCCCAATATGCTTGTCTCCATCAAAATCAAACCACCTCGTACTCGTTTCAAACAACCTTGTACTTGTCTCAGTCTCAGAAAACAGCTGAAACCTTTTTGTTCAACCTATAACAACAACTTGATTGTTTGATTCAGTCGTGGACTCGTGGGTCGGTTGCTTCCGCTTTTGAAACTAGTTTTTGCATTTTTTGGATtaattgatcgatttatttttaatttttttgtgggggttaaatataagtaaatgaTTGCTACTAGTTTTTCAGAGATTTTGTTTGTAGGGAAGATTTTTTTTCgcatttttttgatttttgaattattttttgtcatGATTTTTGGTATTACTTTTAATTCAATTCGTATATATCatttgaaattcaaaagaaaattttacGGTTATGCTTAGTACATTATATTAATCTTTcttgcaaaagtttaaattttttaacaagaaataaattaaatatgtatttttttagttttttccacataaaaattcatctttatgttaaaaagttctaaatttttatcggagatattcttataatatcataaacatgaatacaaaaaaccattcaaaaatgtgaaagtatagaagagtttgattaaaaatagtaaCCAAAAATTGTGATAGAAAAATGTTCAGGACCAAAAAGCGTGAAAAAAATCTctagtgactaaaaataaaattctaaaaaactATACGAAACATTTACTTAtgggtcaggatcaaatgacatcaAGGTGTCAAACTTAAAAATATGACCCTTCGATAATTTTTTAACGGATAATCGTATTATAAAAtcgatcgttggattgaaagatacTATAAcatagatcatatatataaaagatgaCATTAATCGGAAATTATTTGATAGTCAATGacatacatcaaaattaatgtCGTACGAACATTCAAAAATTGAGTTAATTTTGATTCATCTCATTCATTGACGTATCAAATGATTTCCGATTAAAGTCATATTTAATAGAAATGATCTACGTTATAATATAGTTCAATCCAACGGTCACTTTTATAAGGCGATTATCCGGTAAAGAATTACCAGATATGTCATATTTTTAAGTTTGACACATTAGCAGAGGGGTGTTTTGGGGGTGTGCGACATATGCGACGGCATAAGGTCTTAGAAAAATAGGggcctctaatttttttttataggatagtagtattagtaaatgAGAGATATAAAACTAGAAATTGCAGGCTTCCAAATGAGAGATTGTGGAGTTCAAATACTTGAGATTCTTTTTATTCTAAAATGATTGATTTATTAATTACAAAATGTCCTAAAAGACATTTTTCTattgtgaataaattttttagacaCTTTATAGCTAATTGTTATACTATAGTTTTATCAAATGAAGAGACGTATAATAGAGATTGTTTTGTTTCTTAGACGCTTTATAGCTAATTTTACattgtttcttttattatgGCCTATTTTTAATAATCCCACGTGGTCTTCAACTTTTTGGAGATGCCGCTATTGTTAGACTatgaatcttttttatgttaattacaagaatgattatattttatgttatttgcaatttaaataatgatggtttttttataaaaaaatttacgtttttttattaaagaaccacttttatattttgcacagagcctccaaaaactcggagacgcccatGCACATTAGTGTCGTTTCATGCTGATCTTTTCCTTACTTAAcctttttttgtacaattaattgatttatatttattcTGCGAAAATATGTTCATTAAATTAAAATCAGAACTACtagtattaataaaagaaacaaaaaaaatcagaacTACTAGAAAAtaatgggtttttttttttttcatttttgaaaataatttttttttaaaaaaataaagactcATTTTGTTTCTCACAAATTTTTAGGACAactcaatttttaataaaaattaaattagcttTTTTGAACTTGTAAAAATGGataatatattgaaatcaaCCGAATAATCTCCTCAACATAAGTTGTACCGAGATAAACTACAAGAGTTTATAAAAAGTATCAAgtaaccaaaataaataacataattaaGGAAAAGCTAACATAATAGTCGATTCTCAAATAGATATAAGCGGGTTGaatgttatgacttatgagtgTGATCAGGGCAGAATGATCAATACAACAGCTGATGCAAATGAAAATGAGGGACACTTGGCACACGATCCTACTCTTCATGAGCCAAGGCGTGGAATGAGGGAAAGGCAGGGGCGGCTTGCACATATGTGCAAGGTGTGCGACagcatcgggcctcaaaattttgagggtctcagctcaaaattttgaggtcctataatattacttatatattatttatacttataaaatatcatatatttattaatagattaatttttaggccctaaactaatagttatatattgttaatgttcatataatatcatatgagtatcaatagattaattatctatactcgtaaatatagttttagtccattttaacctttccataaaatttaaacaaagataattattttgtatttcttatcccatttgatttgatgcaattggtttaatattgataatttatatgtttataagaataaaaatgatttttttatattatacgtaatttaaatcgacagttttttttaaaaaattaaattaaattatttatattaagggacc encodes:
- the LOC123921214 gene encoding organelle RRM domain-containing protein 6, chloroplastic isoform X2 — protein: METSILGLASFPCYTTPNSSRLNLRISLSMRHEYPLASKIVVRNLPYFTRETALQKEFSNFGKIAEVQMVKDAITKRSKGLAFIQYTCQDDAMLALENMDQKNFYGRMIFVELAKPGWDNIGIPPRPPRASGPPKKWNLPEEQGEEVDCWY
- the LOC123921214 gene encoding organelle RRM domain-containing protein 6, chloroplastic isoform X1, which encodes METSILGLASFPCYTTPNSSRLNLRISLSMRHEYPLASKIVVRTSDTFLLSRCAHGALATDLPYFTRETALQKEFSNFGKIAEVQMVKDAITKRSKGLAFIQYTCQDDAMLALENMDQKNFYGRMIFVELAKPGWDNIGIPPRPPRASGPPKKWNLPEEQGEEVDCWY
- the LOC123921214 gene encoding organelle RRM domain-containing protein 1, chloroplastic isoform X3, giving the protein MNIHLQAKSLLEFLSASDTFLLSRCAHGALATDLPYFTRETALQKEFSNFGKIAEVQMVKDAITKRSKGLAFIQYTCQDDAMLALENMDQKNFYGRMIFVELAKPGWDNIGIPPRPPRASGPPKKWNLPEEQGEEVDCWY